A single genomic interval of Hemibagrus wyckioides isolate EC202008001 linkage group LG13, SWU_Hwy_1.0, whole genome shotgun sequence harbors:
- the mto1 gene encoding protein MTO1 homolog, mitochondrial, translated as MLQLRRLLVRHHFLSRGRSQRASDVTHHKYDVIVVGGGHAGTEAAAAATRIGAETLLITQKIETIGALSCNPSLGGVGKGQLVKEVDALDGLMGRAGDYAGVHFSILNRSKGPAVWGPRAQLDRVRYREFIQSQLLNMPRLTVIEGSVEDLIVSAPDPEQPGKHRVTGVHMAGGVGEILASSVVITTGTFLSGSLFMGQTTSPGGRMGEPPSCAGLSHSLREVLGLKLGRLRTGTPPRIIKDTIDFSLTKLHLPDPRPTPFSFINKHTHCKPEDQLPCHLTYTTPGVEDVVCESLHVNSHIQQDTKGPRYCPSIESRVLRFPGRQHQVWLEPEGLTSDLVYPQGLSMTMPPELQLRLLREIPALHRVEIRTPGYGVQYDFVCPMQLFPWLQVKYVQGLFLAGQINGTTGYEEAAAQGLWAGVNAGRTALSLPPLSLSRTESYIGVMIDDLVSRGVTEPYRMFTSRAEFRTSLRPDNADLRLTLRGFEEVGCVSSERYSEAVRVSRNLSEALTALQSFTLSAPRWREKMQYTGISEMKSTLISGEEMLQHKEVSFEMLASIFPDIFAQYMEFSQRIKIEAVYRPHCENQKREMERIQVEESLMLPPDLDYRSLPVSLSDEVREVLDRARPDTLGAAIRLPGVTPAAIVHLLNYVSKTKRKTANRRTRM; from the exons ATGTTACAACTACGGAGGCTGCTCGTCCgacatcatttcctgtccaGAGGTCGGTCTCAGAGAGCCAGTGACGTCACCCACCACAAATATGACGTCATCGTTGTTGGTGGTGGCCATGCTGGAACGGAGGCGGCTGCTGCAGCAACCAGGATTGGAGCGGAAACGCTGCTCATTACACAGAAAATTGAAACGATCG GGGCACTGTCATGCAACCCGTCACTGGGAGGGGTAGGAAAAGGGCAGCTGGTGAAGGAGGTGGATGCTCTGGATGGCCTGATGGGTAGAGCAGGCGACTACGCCGGAGTTCACTTCTCCATTCTCAATCGCAGTAAGGGACCAGCAGTGTGGGGCCCGAGGGCGCAGCTGGATCGAGTACGCTACAGGGAGTTCATACAG TCACAGTTGCTGAACATGCCTCGACTGACTGTGATCGAGGGATCTGTGGAGGATTTAATTGTGTCTGCTCCTGACCCAGAACAACCAGGAAAACACAGAGTGACCGGAGTTCATATGG CTGGTGGTGTTGGGGAAATACTGGCCAGTTCTGTCGTCATCACCACCGGCACTTTCCTTTCCGGGTCCCTCTTTATGGGCCAGACCACCTCTCCAGGAGGGAGGATGGGTGAACCCCCATCCTGCGCTGGTCTCTCCCACAGTCTGAGAGAAGTGCTCGGGTTGAAACTCGGCCGGCTGAGGACCGGAACACCACCTCGGATCATTAAGGACACTATAGATTTTTCCCTCACCAAGCTTCACCTTCCTGACCCACGGCCAACTCCGTTTAGcttcattaacaaacacacacactgcaag ccTGAGGATCAGCTTCCGTGTCACCTGACCTACACGACACCTGGTGTAGAAGACGTGGTCTGTGAGAGCCTGCATGTGAACTCGCACATACAGCAGGACACCAAAGGACCCAG GTACTGTCCTTCCATCGAGTCCCGGGTTCTGCGCTTCCCAGGGCGACAGCATCAGGTGTGGTTGGAGCCAGAAGGGTTGACCTCTGACCTTGTGTACCCTCAAGGGTTGTCCATGACGATGCCCCCTGAGCTGCAGCTCCGGCTCCTCCGGGAAATTCCTGCCTTGCACCGGGTAGAGATTAGAACACCAG gTTACGGGGTGCAGTACGACTTTGTTTGCCCGATGCAGCTCTTCCCGTGGTTACAGGTTAAATACGTTCAGGGGCTTTTCCTGGCAGGACAGATTAATGGGACGACAGGCTACGAGGAAGCAGCAGCTCAG GGTTTGTGGGCAGGTGTTAATGCTGGAAGGACcgccctctctctcccccctctgtctctgtcccgtACTGAGAGCTACATCGGCGTGATGATCGATGATCTGGTGAGTCGTGGAGTCACCGAACCATACCGCATGTTCACAAGCCGTGCTGAGTTCAGGACTTCACTCCGGCCCGATAACGCAGACCTGCGCCTCACGCTCCGAG GCTTTGAAGAGGTGGGGTGTGTATCATCAGAGCGTTACAGCGAGGCTGTGCGAGTGAGTCGTAATCTGAGCGAAGCTCTCACCGCCCTGCAGTCCTTCACATTGTCCGCCCCGCGCTGGAGAGAAAAAATGCAATACACTGGGATAAGTGAGATGAAAAGCACGCTCATCAG TGGAGAAGAGATGCTGCAGCATAAAGAGGTCTCGTTTGAAATGTTGGCCTCCATCTTCCCTGACATCTTTGCACAATATATGGAATTTTCCCAGCGGATTAAAATTGAAG CTGTGTACCGTCCTCACTGTGAGAATcaaaagagagaaatggagaggaTACAGGTGGAGGAGAGCCTCATGCTGCCTCCAGACCTCGACTACCGCTCActtcctgtgtctctctccgATGAGGTGCGAGAGGTACTGGATAGAGCGCGACCTGACACT CTGGGAGCAGCAATTCGTCTACCAGGCGTCACTCCAGCTGCCATCGTCCACCTGCTCAACTACGTCAGCAAGACCAAGCGCAAAACAGCAAACAGAAGGACACGGATGTAG
- the LOC131364165 gene encoding tectonic-3-like isoform X1, producing the protein MPTRIFVQLVVAFGVISPLCTHSQEFTNQPPVDLRDYSFTNGVNSTASFTTEANAPDLTTQEFGPRANTDGPVVSTVQTPITQPIQASDGCICNVTPDFCDIGCCCDVVDCGVADLSSVFNNCRQETRTGVCIESWLMFRANVDPQLVTDTGSLFCVQTANDSDITAQTAPSASEGLSSIFSPHFSLVETNRIQSSSVYKVDDVILTYYNTTSILSVLRQPSSGTASSSCVERNPAKFLRSGSLSCSRVVSAQACRRDSSLSFSSYFTGFSLLRLMDLKLLQVPRPSELDISKNMIPIIPLVNPPEITEDSGSCMNIVTKVEYVITYTNAGEITAAMINVNVTNARFGTQIMQQHTVQFQLATPSSSPPKLPLVGLEVGTPVIGWVGGRAGPLTIPGLSLGGECSPDLTNRAPILFTHNTITGCTFRSESSDCASLRAQIYSILRGTMTPDTVAMTAGSQPQQSRVVMQECPEPSPGEVCKTGCLVPVSLSVRFLWAQRGMLALPQNHILGVKYIFSCQILKCPILSPLPLTAEVIFSDTTIYPEPPRAKPQPEWKFPFGFFTRGAEELDGL; encoded by the exons ATGCCGACTCGTATCTTCGTGCAGCTCGTCGTGGCTTTTGGTGTGATTTCTCCGCTCTGTACACATTCCCAAGAGTTTACAAACCAACCTCCAGTGGATCTGAGGGACTACTCTTTTACAAATGGTGTGAATTCAACAGCAAGCTTTACAACGGAGGCAAATGCTCCAGACCTCACCACACAGGAGTTCGGACCCAGAGCCAATACTGATGGTCCAGTCGTGTCCACGGTCCAAACCCCAATCACACAGCCTATACAAGCTTCTGATG GTTGCATCTGCAACGTCACTCCAGATTTCTGTGATATCGGCTGCTGCTGTGATGTCGTGGACTGCGGTGTGGCTGATCTGAGTTCTGTGTTCAATAATTGTAGGCAAGAAACAAG GACTGGAGTGTGCATCGAGAGCTGGCTGATGTTCCGAGCCAACGTGGACCCTCAGCTGGTGACAGACACTGGTTCTCTGTTCTGTGTTCAGACAGCAAATG ATTCAGACATCACAGCACAGACTGCCCCCAGTGCCTCTGAAGGGCTGTCCTCCATCTTTTCTCCTCACTTCTCACTAGTGGAGACTAACAGAATTCAGAGCTCGAGTGTTTATAAG GTTGATGATGTCATTCTGACATATTACAACACCACATCCATATTGAGCGTGCTCAGACAGCCATCGTCGGGCACGGCGTCTTCCTCCTGTGTCGAACGCAATCCTGCGA AGTTTCTGCGTTCTGGCTCTTTGTCCTGTTCCCGAGTTGTGAGTGCTCAGGCATGTAGAAGAGACAGCAGTCTGAGTTTTAGCTCCTATTTTACAGGATTCAGTCTCCTAAGG TTGATGGACCTCAAACTTTTACAGGTTCCACGTCCTTCAGAATTGGACATTTCAAAGAATATG ATTCCCATTATCCCATTGGTCAACCCACCTGAAATCACTGAGGACAGTGGTTCCTGTATGAACATAGTGACtaag GTGGAGTATGTGATTACATACACCAACGCAGGAGAAATTACAGCAGCGATGATAAACGTCAATGTAACAAATGCTAGGTTTGGAACCCAGATAATGCAGCAACACACTGTGCAGTTTCAG TTGGCCACACCCTCATCATCTCCTCCTAAATTGCCATTGGTTGGCTTGGAGGTTGGGACTCCAGTGATTGGCTGGGTTGGTGGACGAGCTGGACCT CTGACGATACCAGGACTTTCCCTGGGAGGAGAGTGCTCTCCGGACCTGACCAACCGGGCACCCATCCTgttcacacacaacaccatcactgGTTGCACCTTCAG atcagaGTCATCTGACTGTGCCTCACTAAGAGCTCAGATCTACAGCATCCTACGTGGGACGATGACCCCCGACACAGTTGCCATGACGGCGGGCTCACAGCCACAACAGAGCAGGGTGGTCATGCAAGAATGTCCAGAACCTTCTCCG GGAGAGGTGTGTAAGACGGGGTGTCTggtgcctgtctctctgtcagtcagGTTCCTCTGGGCTCAGAGAGGAATGTTGGCTCTGCCCCAGAATCATATCCTAGGTGTCAAATACATCTTCAGCTGTCAGATCCTCAAG TGTCCTAtcctttctcctcttcctctgactGCTGAGGTGATTTTCTCGGACACCACCATTTACCCAGAACCCCCCAGGGCCAAACCCCAACCTGAATGGAAGTTTCCATTCGGGTTCTTCACCAGGGGGGCAGAAGAGCTAGATGGACTATAG
- the LOC131364165 gene encoding tectonic-3-like isoform X2, with protein MPTRIFVQLVVAFGVISPLCTHSQEFTNQPPVDLRDYSFTNGVNSTASFTTEANAPDLTTQEFGPRANTDGPVVSTVQTPITQPIQASDGCICNVTPDFCDIGCCCDVVDCGVADLSSVFNNCRQETRTGVCIESWLMFRANVDPQLVTDTGSLFCVQTANDSDITAQTAPSASEGLSSIFSPHFSLVETNRIQSSSVYKVDDVILTYYNTTSILSVLRQPSSGTASSSCVERNPAKFLRSGSLSCSRVVSAQACRRDSSLSFSSYFTGFSLLRVPRPSELDISKNMIPIIPLVNPPEITEDSGSCMNIVTKVEYVITYTNAGEITAAMINVNVTNARFGTQIMQQHTVQFQLATPSSSPPKLPLVGLEVGTPVIGWVGGRAGPLTIPGLSLGGECSPDLTNRAPILFTHNTITGCTFRSESSDCASLRAQIYSILRGTMTPDTVAMTAGSQPQQSRVVMQECPEPSPGEVCKTGCLVPVSLSVRFLWAQRGMLALPQNHILGVKYIFSCQILKCPILSPLPLTAEVIFSDTTIYPEPPRAKPQPEWKFPFGFFTRGAEELDGL; from the exons ATGCCGACTCGTATCTTCGTGCAGCTCGTCGTGGCTTTTGGTGTGATTTCTCCGCTCTGTACACATTCCCAAGAGTTTACAAACCAACCTCCAGTGGATCTGAGGGACTACTCTTTTACAAATGGTGTGAATTCAACAGCAAGCTTTACAACGGAGGCAAATGCTCCAGACCTCACCACACAGGAGTTCGGACCCAGAGCCAATACTGATGGTCCAGTCGTGTCCACGGTCCAAACCCCAATCACACAGCCTATACAAGCTTCTGATG GTTGCATCTGCAACGTCACTCCAGATTTCTGTGATATCGGCTGCTGCTGTGATGTCGTGGACTGCGGTGTGGCTGATCTGAGTTCTGTGTTCAATAATTGTAGGCAAGAAACAAG GACTGGAGTGTGCATCGAGAGCTGGCTGATGTTCCGAGCCAACGTGGACCCTCAGCTGGTGACAGACACTGGTTCTCTGTTCTGTGTTCAGACAGCAAATG ATTCAGACATCACAGCACAGACTGCCCCCAGTGCCTCTGAAGGGCTGTCCTCCATCTTTTCTCCTCACTTCTCACTAGTGGAGACTAACAGAATTCAGAGCTCGAGTGTTTATAAG GTTGATGATGTCATTCTGACATATTACAACACCACATCCATATTGAGCGTGCTCAGACAGCCATCGTCGGGCACGGCGTCTTCCTCCTGTGTCGAACGCAATCCTGCGA AGTTTCTGCGTTCTGGCTCTTTGTCCTGTTCCCGAGTTGTGAGTGCTCAGGCATGTAGAAGAGACAGCAGTCTGAGTTTTAGCTCCTATTTTACAGGATTCAGTCTCCTAAGG GTTCCACGTCCTTCAGAATTGGACATTTCAAAGAATATG ATTCCCATTATCCCATTGGTCAACCCACCTGAAATCACTGAGGACAGTGGTTCCTGTATGAACATAGTGACtaag GTGGAGTATGTGATTACATACACCAACGCAGGAGAAATTACAGCAGCGATGATAAACGTCAATGTAACAAATGCTAGGTTTGGAACCCAGATAATGCAGCAACACACTGTGCAGTTTCAG TTGGCCACACCCTCATCATCTCCTCCTAAATTGCCATTGGTTGGCTTGGAGGTTGGGACTCCAGTGATTGGCTGGGTTGGTGGACGAGCTGGACCT CTGACGATACCAGGACTTTCCCTGGGAGGAGAGTGCTCTCCGGACCTGACCAACCGGGCACCCATCCTgttcacacacaacaccatcactgGTTGCACCTTCAG atcagaGTCATCTGACTGTGCCTCACTAAGAGCTCAGATCTACAGCATCCTACGTGGGACGATGACCCCCGACACAGTTGCCATGACGGCGGGCTCACAGCCACAACAGAGCAGGGTGGTCATGCAAGAATGTCCAGAACCTTCTCCG GGAGAGGTGTGTAAGACGGGGTGTCTggtgcctgtctctctgtcagtcagGTTCCTCTGGGCTCAGAGAGGAATGTTGGCTCTGCCCCAGAATCATATCCTAGGTGTCAAATACATCTTCAGCTGTCAGATCCTCAAG TGTCCTAtcctttctcctcttcctctgactGCTGAGGTGATTTTCTCGGACACCACCATTTACCCAGAACCCCCCAGGGCCAAACCCCAACCTGAATGGAAGTTTCCATTCGGGTTCTTCACCAGGGGGGCAGAAGAGCTAGATGGACTATAG